Proteins encoded by one window of Cannabis sativa cultivar Pink pepper isolate KNU-18-1 chromosome 4, ASM2916894v1, whole genome shotgun sequence:
- the LOC133036510 gene encoding uncharacterized protein LOC133036510 — protein MANSESGSDSGAENECPTTIRTRGPTQMNEISKLMDQGKRVALEVNDKGQYCGKSYAKLVSTLGVRCRQTIGLTYKNWKEVNPTLKNKVWKDIQTGFIVPDSFKHDCLILAGKLMKDFKNRMTKDIIMPALKENDLGRLAQVPEKHPEIDAADWCKFVESRLTPEFLELSKVQRERFVGFYALNKTLFQCNPDYSISIK, from the exons atggcgaactcggaatcaggatctgattcgggagcagaaaatgagtgtccaaccacaatacgtacacgagggccgacgcaaatgaatgaaatatccaaactaatggatcagggcaaaagagtggccctcgaagttaatgataaaggtcaatactgtggaaaaagctatgcgaagctcgtatccactctaggagtcagatgtcggcagacaatagggttgacctataaaaactggaaagaagtcaacccgactctgaaaaataaagtttggaaagacattcag acggggttcattgtgccggactccttcaaacatgattgtctcatcctagctgggaagttaatgaaagacttcaagaataggatgacaaaagacatcataatgcccgcgttgaaagagaatgatctgggacgactggcacaagtccctgaaaagcaccccgagatcgacgctgctgattggtgcaaatttgttgaaagtcgactaactcctgaatttctg gaattgagtaaggtgcaacgtgaacgttttgttgggttttatgccctaaataaaactctgtttcaatgtaatccagattattctatatcaataaagtaa